The following coding sequences lie in one Leptospira inadai serovar Lyme str. 10 genomic window:
- the ilvB gene encoding biosynthetic-type acetolactate synthase large subunit, whose protein sequence is MKTKTVLEPNLSQNMNAPKNGAEIVVRFLLYKGIDTVVGIPGGANLPLYDSLHGSGIRHILARHEQGAGFIAQGIARAGGRAAVCLASSGPGATNLITAIADAKCDSVPLVAITGQVPTSLIGTDAFQEIDTYGLSKPITKRNYIVRSIPELISALSEAFRIAEEGRPGPVWIDIPKDVQLSPYVGDWAKTLEEWDLLETSGNIMFVDSFFEEKFSGFCELLRDSKRPVLYIGGGIKLAGAEYLLRDFAESQDIPVASTLMGLDCFPQNHRLSLGMLGMHGAPATNLALEESDLLLAFGVRFDDRATGKLETFCPNAKVVHVDIDPREIGKLRLPDLSFRTDLYDFLKNTVGIPSRRREEWNSLISSWKTLFPFPSLRTGNGFSPDTILRICKDSLGPDTILTSDVGQHQMWVAQYYPFQNRRTWITSGGLGTMGFGLPVAIGISLAMPKKTVLCISGDGSILMNIQELDTLADLQSNVKILIFDNRHLGLVRQQQELFFESRFYGSSYERESKLASVAKAFDIPSLNLAGAENPLDELRKFLVKPGPGFVVIPVDPTLHVLPMVPAGKGNLEMLLE, encoded by the coding sequence ATGAAAACCAAGACCGTATTAGAACCGAATCTATCACAAAATATGAATGCTCCTAAAAATGGGGCCGAGATTGTCGTTCGTTTTCTTTTATATAAAGGAATCGATACGGTTGTGGGAATTCCTGGAGGAGCAAACCTACCGTTGTACGATTCTTTGCACGGAAGCGGGATTCGTCATATTCTAGCTCGTCATGAGCAAGGTGCGGGGTTTATCGCGCAAGGCATTGCAAGAGCCGGCGGAAGGGCAGCGGTTTGCTTGGCTTCTTCCGGGCCGGGGGCTACGAATCTCATAACGGCAATCGCCGACGCTAAATGCGATTCGGTGCCTTTAGTGGCGATTACTGGACAGGTGCCCACGTCCTTGATCGGTACGGACGCGTTTCAGGAAATAGATACGTACGGCCTATCGAAGCCTATTACAAAAAGGAATTATATCGTTCGGTCGATTCCGGAATTAATCTCTGCGTTAAGCGAAGCGTTTCGGATTGCCGAAGAGGGCCGTCCTGGACCCGTGTGGATAGATATTCCGAAAGACGTTCAACTATCTCCGTACGTGGGCGATTGGGCGAAGACGCTGGAAGAATGGGACCTTTTAGAGACTTCCGGAAATATTATGTTCGTCGATTCCTTTTTTGAGGAGAAGTTCTCCGGGTTTTGCGAACTTTTGCGGGATAGTAAACGACCGGTTTTGTATATCGGAGGCGGCATAAAACTCGCAGGGGCGGAATATCTCCTCCGGGATTTTGCGGAATCCCAGGATATTCCAGTAGCTTCGACATTGATGGGTTTGGATTGCTTTCCTCAAAATCATCGTTTGTCCTTAGGGATGTTAGGAATGCACGGGGCCCCGGCTACGAATCTTGCATTAGAAGAATCTGATTTGCTTTTGGCATTCGGAGTCAGATTCGACGATAGAGCCACCGGGAAATTGGAAACATTTTGTCCGAACGCAAAAGTCGTTCATGTCGATATCGATCCTAGAGAGATCGGGAAACTGAGACTACCGGATCTCTCCTTTCGGACGGATCTATACGATTTTTTGAAGAATACAGTCGGAATTCCTTCGAGAAGAAGGGAAGAGTGGAATTCGCTTATCTCGAGCTGGAAGACGTTGTTTCCGTTTCCGAGCCTCCGAACCGGAAACGGATTTTCGCCTGATACGATTCTGAGGATTTGCAAAGATTCTCTCGGGCCGGATACGATACTAACGAGCGACGTAGGCCAACATCAAATGTGGGTGGCTCAGTATTATCCGTTCCAAAATCGTCGGACTTGGATTACTTCCGGCGGGCTCGGAACGATGGGCTTCGGATTGCCGGTCGCTATCGGTATTTCGTTGGCGATGCCGAAAAAAACCGTTCTCTGTATTTCGGGAGACGGTTCCATTTTGATGAATATTCAGGAATTGGATACGCTCGCCGATCTGCAATCGAATGTAAAAATTTTAATATTCGATAATCGACATCTGGGATTGGTTCGTCAGCAACAGGAACTCTTCTTTGAAAGCAGGTTTTACGGAAGTTCCTACGAGAGAGAATCCAAATTGGCTTCCGTCGCAAAGGCGTTCGATATCCCGAGTTTGAACTTAGCCGGGGCAGAGAACCCGCTCGACGAATTACGGAAATTTCTCGTTAAACCGGGTCCCGGTTTTGTCGTTATTCCCGTGGATCCGACTTTGCACGTTTTGCCGATGGTTCCCGCAGGTAAAGGTAACCTGGAGATGTTATTAGAATGA
- a CDS encoding DUF2065 family protein, with the protein MHNLRERISMIGAAKSVQYFGIYLVFEGILLLAIPDFFLNLFLLHAADVWVRITGLCLMILGYFYFNMGIQNVRPFLVLSTHTRTFQFIILGIFVLVKWVGPTILIAGGVEFLAGIWTFFELRHEADGIRK; encoded by the coding sequence GTGCACAATCTTCGTGAGAGGATTAGTATGATCGGTGCGGCAAAAAGCGTTCAGTATTTCGGAATATATCTTGTCTTTGAGGGAATTCTTTTATTAGCGATTCCTGATTTCTTTTTAAATCTATTTCTTCTTCATGCAGCGGACGTATGGGTCCGTATCACCGGCCTTTGTCTCATGATACTCGGCTATTTTTACTTCAATATGGGAATTCAAAACGTCAGGCCGTTTTTGGTTCTTTCCACCCATACCAGAACATTCCAATTCATAATTTTAGGAATCTTTGTCCTAGTAAAGTGGGTGGGTCCTACCATTCTCATTGCCGGCGGAGTGGAATTTCTTGCCGGGATTTGGACCTTCTTCGAATTGCGTCACGAGGCGGACGGGATTCGAAAATAG
- a CDS encoding HDOD domain-containing protein, translating to MSQGKTLELFHHKDYGVFSNLKDLNQPIQENLPFHFKFHNLTENVDNVLARTLDRYLLHLDIIFVRDSVLAALKETITNTIKANVKRIYFRELQADIQNPAVYRSKILGFKKSYLDNKEKYEDLLFKNNYVVLVSFIHSKDAIRIRVMNNVKLSPEEVDRINQRVEKAKSYNDLAEAFLEKGDETEGAGLGLIMTLMMLKNDGLGASSYRVESQGNNTSVIIDIPIRIQRENIQLQKADEIIRKVDQLPTFPKAIQDIQTTIDKPNSSIGQIAEMIKRDVALSANILKLANSAAFRRGGKVESLDRAIQLIGLKELQVLLYSLGTKQILEDKFPAFLAIWEKSNQCAYYCKLIALRMAMQKETVSNLMSVALLHDIGEIILLSLESGKMSKIQNYSASKEIASAITLEEAAFGITHTKIGALIAEKWNFPELYSRGMEYHHRPLLAEEHYKEIIFPIYLADSMIKINNEEAKYSEIPEEVLKYCKFFTSGDFHSFRTKALESFEATL from the coding sequence ATGAGCCAAGGAAAAACCCTTGAACTATTTCACCATAAAGATTACGGAGTCTTCAGCAATCTGAAAGACTTGAACCAACCGATTCAGGAAAATCTACCATTCCATTTCAAATTCCATAATTTAACCGAAAATGTGGACAATGTTCTGGCAAGAACCCTAGATAGATATCTATTGCACTTGGATATTATTTTCGTACGGGATTCGGTTCTGGCAGCTTTAAAAGAAACGATCACGAATACGATCAAAGCGAACGTTAAACGAATTTATTTCAGGGAATTACAGGCGGACATACAGAATCCGGCGGTATATAGAAGTAAAATTCTGGGTTTTAAAAAATCCTATCTCGATAATAAGGAAAAATACGAGGACCTACTATTCAAAAATAATTATGTGGTTTTAGTATCGTTTATACACAGCAAAGACGCGATACGCATTCGCGTAATGAATAACGTTAAATTAAGTCCGGAAGAAGTCGACAGAATCAATCAGAGGGTCGAAAAGGCCAAGTCCTATAACGACTTGGCCGAAGCCTTCCTGGAGAAAGGCGATGAGACCGAAGGCGCGGGACTCGGCTTAATCATGACCTTAATGATGTTGAAAAACGACGGCCTTGGCGCCAGCTCCTACCGAGTGGAAAGCCAAGGAAATAACACCTCGGTCATCATCGACATTCCGATTCGAATCCAGCGGGAAAATATCCAGCTTCAAAAAGCGGATGAGATCATCAGGAAGGTCGACCAACTTCCCACCTTCCCGAAAGCGATTCAGGACATACAGACTACGATCGATAAACCGAATTCAAGCATCGGTCAAATCGCGGAGATGATCAAACGTGACGTCGCTTTATCCGCGAATATCCTTAAATTAGCCAACTCCGCCGCTTTTCGTCGCGGTGGAAAAGTGGAATCCTTGGATCGAGCAATCCAGTTGATCGGGCTCAAGGAACTTCAAGTCCTTCTTTATTCCCTGGGAACCAAACAGATTTTGGAGGACAAATTTCCGGCCTTCCTTGCGATTTGGGAAAAATCGAACCAATGCGCGTATTATTGCAAACTGATCGCTCTCAGAATGGCCATGCAAAAGGAAACCGTAAGTAATTTAATGTCGGTCGCGCTACTACACGATATAGGAGAAATTATCCTGCTTTCTCTGGAATCGGGCAAGATGAGTAAAATCCAAAACTATTCGGCCTCGAAAGAAATCGCATCCGCCATAACTTTGGAAGAAGCGGCCTTCGGAATTACACATACTAAGATCGGTGCCTTGATTGCGGAAAAATGGAATTTTCCGGAGCTTTATTCCCGAGGAATGGAATACCACCATCGTCCTCTTTTGGCCGAAGAGCATTACAAAGAAATTATTTTCCCCATCTATTTGGCGGACTCGATGATAAAAATTAATAATGAAGAGGCGAAGTATTCCGAGATTCCGGAGGAAGTCCTGAAATATTGTAAATTTTTTACTTCGGGCGATTTCCATTCCTTTAGGACCAAAGCTTTGGAAAGTTTCGAGGCTACATTATAA
- the tpx gene encoding thiol peroxidase, whose protein sequence is MGSVTLKGSPVQLEGNLVKVGDKAPDFAGTAKDLSSKSLKDFADKVKILVGVPSLDTSVCALETKKFHERAATLDGIVTIVISGDLPFAMNRFCTTEGIDSPNLVTLSQFKDFSFSKAFGTHIADGGLKGLSARAVFVLDKNNTVKYAELVPEIASEPNYEAAVAEAKKLI, encoded by the coding sequence ATGGGAAGCGTTACATTAAAAGGAAGCCCGGTTCAATTGGAAGGAAACTTGGTAAAAGTCGGAGACAAAGCCCCCGACTTTGCCGGAACGGCAAAGGATCTAAGTTCGAAAAGTTTAAAAGACTTCGCGGACAAGGTAAAAATTCTAGTCGGTGTTCCCAGTCTTGATACGTCTGTTTGCGCATTGGAAACGAAGAAATTTCACGAACGAGCGGCTACTCTGGACGGAATCGTTACGATCGTGATTTCCGGAGATCTACCGTTTGCGATGAACCGATTTTGCACGACCGAGGGAATCGATTCGCCGAACTTAGTTACTCTCTCTCAATTCAAGGATTTTTCATTCTCGAAAGCGTTCGGGACCCATATCGCGGATGGCGGGCTAAAAGGTTTATCCGCAAGAGCCGTGTTCGTTCTGGACAAGAACAATACCGTAAAATATGCGGAATTGGTTCCGGAAATCGCGAGCGAGCCCAATTACGAGGCTGCAGTAGCGGAAGCGAAGAAGCTTATCTAG
- a CDS encoding aldehyde dehydrogenase family protein — protein MPTTATPNPTTTASVPPAGMVAFPPPNPKEMERIFKLQKRHFHTVLKLTTARDRIQRLKKLKAAVERLTPEIKQALQKDFRKAHHETDLTEIMPSIGELNDAIRHVKGWMRPVRVKTPMSLFGASSKVVYEPKGVSLIIAPWNYPFYLAIAPLVAAIAAGNTAIIKPSEFTPEISKLLVKLVKETFPEEEVAVFEGDHTVSTALLELPFDHIFFTGSTHVGKIVMAAAAKNLSTVTLELGGKSPAIIVPDADLKKAAKKLMWGKIMNAGQTCVAPDYLLLPEGKTDEFVKYAKEAVTSFYGKSDESIKQNPDFCRLVNQRNFQRVSGYIHEAVEKGAKLAMGGDTDSTQNYIAPTLLTNVPENSHIMEDEIFGPVMPILTYKTLDEAIEKVVSRPKPLALYVFGKSNRSISKVLRETSSGGASVNEVIVHLVNPHLPFGGINHSGHGSYHGWWGFKTFSHEKSVFKQAAIASIDMLYPPYTGFVDKMIQFTKKFFV, from the coding sequence ATGCCCACTACAGCAACCCCAAATCCGACAACGACTGCTTCCGTCCCCCCAGCCGGCATGGTCGCCTTTCCTCCTCCCAATCCCAAGGAGATGGAAAGAATTTTTAAGCTACAAAAACGACACTTTCATACGGTCTTAAAGCTTACGACGGCGAGGGACAGGATCCAGCGTTTAAAAAAACTCAAGGCTGCGGTCGAAAGACTGACCCCGGAGATTAAACAAGCTCTCCAAAAGGATTTTCGGAAGGCTCATCACGAAACCGATCTCACTGAAATTATGCCTTCTATCGGAGAATTGAACGATGCGATTCGTCATGTGAAGGGTTGGATGAGACCCGTCCGCGTAAAAACTCCCATGTCTTTATTCGGAGCCTCCAGCAAAGTCGTCTACGAACCGAAAGGAGTCAGTTTGATTATCGCTCCTTGGAACTATCCTTTTTATTTGGCGATAGCTCCTCTGGTTGCGGCAATTGCCGCCGGAAATACCGCAATCATCAAACCCTCCGAATTTACGCCTGAAATTTCCAAGCTTCTCGTAAAACTCGTAAAGGAGACCTTCCCCGAGGAAGAGGTTGCGGTCTTTGAGGGAGATCATACCGTTTCGACTGCGTTGCTGGAACTCCCTTTCGATCATATTTTCTTCACAGGCAGCACGCATGTGGGGAAAATCGTGATGGCAGCCGCGGCTAAAAATCTTTCTACAGTGACCCTGGAGTTGGGAGGAAAGTCCCCTGCCATTATCGTTCCGGATGCGGATCTAAAGAAAGCGGCTAAAAAACTCATGTGGGGGAAAATCATGAACGCGGGTCAAACTTGCGTGGCTCCGGATTATCTCCTGCTTCCGGAAGGCAAAACGGACGAGTTCGTAAAATACGCAAAAGAGGCGGTTACTAGTTTCTACGGTAAGTCGGACGAATCCATCAAGCAAAATCCGGATTTTTGCCGCTTAGTCAACCAACGGAATTTTCAGAGGGTTTCGGGGTACATCCATGAAGCGGTCGAAAAAGGAGCGAAACTAGCGATGGGAGGCGATACCGATTCAACTCAGAATTATATCGCTCCGACGCTGTTAACGAACGTTCCGGAAAATTCTCATATCATGGAAGACGAAATTTTCGGACCGGTTATGCCGATTCTTACCTATAAGACTTTGGACGAGGCGATCGAGAAAGTCGTTTCGAGACCGAAACCGCTTGCTTTGTACGTATTCGGAAAAAGTAATCGATCCATTTCGAAAGTATTAAGAGAGACCTCTTCCGGTGGAGCTTCGGTCAACGAAGTAATCGTGCACTTGGTCAATCCTCATTTGCCTTTCGGCGGGATAAATCATTCCGGACACGGAAGTTACCACGGTTGGTGGGGTTTTAAAACCTTCTCCCATGAGAAGTCGGTGTTTAAGCAGGCGGCTATCGCTTCCATCGATATGCTGTATCCCCCTTATACCGGTTTCGTGGATAAGATGATCCAATTTACGAAGAAGTTTTTCGTTTAA